Proteins encoded in a region of the Anopheles aquasalis chromosome 2, idAnoAquaMG_Q_19, whole genome shotgun sequence genome:
- the LOC126574633 gene encoding uncharacterized protein LOC126574633 — MSTVELRWQVVRDLATHKLRFGQVNEAVATFTEALTVAPPPSTGDEDGESAKVLTGKATAELAASTPDRALETLHKSGTKYPATVLRCRALYGVADLEQHLLAAANGQRMQGPPGGHRNLELEAEIDLGRSTFDVVLGDRAGARSLLEYRHRFPQIEAEQRLRRAQAIDRPRWKVLADAGECDVISVQEVVRQQPPIRERARRERNSRILGQLHLGRGWQDWLFCKELRPDGRHGPTVNLPQTPDSSSAMVALIEECYQRTSAFVKQSQARTPLYSHRFGRFGPPENRRREWNDLDHLLRYRYRAYRAVYRHLDHLHELRGTRKTVQLFRYAGEILRGFYKITTVRVLPEKGRLVREICNLVGLTIVDGLRIPETLMDEPAEKRLLALFAVPPAKETVSVVPVFGDISTYRDPTEPDHSFLRYKAKITELEGQYQRVQYPIERCFLDHEMARHHLLNGWLDDVKVMGTRIVEEAIGCGSHLWRLIGHLTIAKALCAQNNLEQLAKLLCQVAEFVSLSLPDERVEFFVELAQKLVQRLLDRKQESELHLSS; from the exons ATGTCAACGGTCGAGCTGCGGTGGCAAGTGGTGCGGGATCTGGCCACCCATAAGCTACGGTTCGGTCAGGTGAACGAAGCAGTCGCAACATTCACCGAAGCACTCACGGTCGCACCACCTCCATCCACCGGTGACGAAgatggcgaatcggcgaaggTACTCACCGGAAAGGCCACCGCTGAACTGGCCGCATCCACTCCGGACCGTGCCCTGGAAACACTCCACAAATCCGGCACGAAGTACCCCGCAACAGTGCTACGCTGTCGCGCCCTCTACGGTGTGGCCGATCTCGAGCAGCATCTACTGGCGGCAGCGAACGGTCAACGGATGCAGGGACcacccggtggccatcgtaatcTAGAGCTCGAAGCAGAGATAGACCTCGGTCGATCAACGTTCGATGTCGTGCTCGGTGACCGGGCCGGGGCTCGTTCGTTGCTCGAGTACCGTCATCGTTTTCCACAAATCGAAGCGGAGCAGCGTCTACGGAGGGCGCAGGCCATCGATCGACCTCGCTGGAAGGTGCTGGCCGACGCCGGCGAGTGTGATGTGATCAGTGTGCAGGAAGTGGTAcgccagcagccaccgatTCGTGAACGAGCTCGACGTGAAAGGAATAGCCGCATCCTCGGTCAACTGCACCTCGGACGTGGCTGGCAGGATTGGCTGTTCTGCAAGGAACTGCGCCCCGATGGACGGCATGGTCCGACCGTGAATCTCCCACAAACCCCGGACAGCTCCTCGGCCATGGTGGCACTGATCGAAGAGTGCTACCAGCGGACATCGGCTTTCGTGAAGCAATCGCAGGCACGCACACCCCTGTACAGCCATCGGTTCGGACGTTTCGGTCCACCTGAGAACCGGCGGCGTGAATGGAACGATCTGGATCACCTGCTGCGGTACCGCTACCGGGCATACCGTGCCGTGTATCGGCATCTCGATCACCTCCACGAGCTCCGTGGCACCCGCAAAACCGTTCAATTGTTCCGGTACGCCGGTGAGATACTGCGGGGCTTTTACAAAATCACGACCGTCCGCGTACTGCCCGAAAAGGGGCGGCTGGTGCGCGAAATTTGTAACTTGGTTGGATTGACCATCGTCGATGGTTTGCGCATTCCGGAGACGCTCATGGATGAACCGGCTGAGAAGCGTTTGCTGGCACTGTTCGCAGTACCGCCGGCGAAGGAAACGGTCTCGGTGGTGCCCGTTTTTGGTGACATTTCAACGTACCGCGATCCGACGGAACCGGATCACAGCTTTCTGCGTTACAA GGCCAAGATAACGGAACTGGAGGGCCAGTATCAGCGCGTCCAGTATCCGATCGAGCGCTGCTTCCTCGATCACGAAATGGCTCGCCATCATCTGCTCAACGGATGGCTCGATGATGTCAAAGTGATGGGCACACGGATCGTAGAGGAAGCGATCGGTTGCGGGAGCCATCTGTGGCGTCTGATCGGACATTTGACCATCGCCAAAGCACTCTGCGCCCAGAACAACCTGGAGCAGCTCGCGAAACTTCTCTGCCAGGTGGCGGAGTTTGTGTCCCTCTCGTTACCGGACGAAAGAGTTGAGTTCTTCGTGGAACTGGCCCAGAAGCTGGTGCAACGGTTGCTCGACCGTAAGCAGGAAAGCGAATTGCATCTTTCCAGCTGA
- the LOC126571941 gene encoding 5-hydroxytryptamine receptor 1-like: MDLAFLVEASGAANQSPFPLEGTRRHSTPSSSSSSWRIIQPASSTALLLPTTAAAAATLGHRATTGTIPTPFAELLLANQTATGGHGFGQGFTGGGGGGVDGAIDGSSAAASASIGAGSLGQLGLGLGLASDITGPHGPTVASIVSSTLASAATVAVAHDHELDLDTIRKVIICIVLLAVIFGTIVGNILVCVAVCLVRKLRRPCNYLLVSLAVSDLCVACLVMPPALLYEVLGEWNFGRVFCDIWVSFDVLSCTASILNLCAISVDRYWAITKPLEYGVKRTPRRMMLCVALVWLAAACISLPPLLILGNKHTIGEGADQRPFCAVCEDVGYQIYATLGSFYIPLAVMLFVYYQIFRAARRIVKDEKRAQTRLEHSLAVDKTTTATSLKPPEPIAPGSLSGPAGALAVAAATGGGVGGGSPHQKKLRFQLAKERKASTTLGIIMSAFTICWLPFFILALVRPLMDDDYPTLSSFFLWLGYANSLLNPIIYATLNRDFRKPFQEILYFRCSNLNILMREDFYHSQYGEPGSQRFVLENEGQHTARESFL; this comes from the coding sequence ATGGATTTGGCCTTTCTGGTGGAAGCGAGTGGAGCCGCGAATCAATCGCCCTTTCCACTGGAAGGCACACGGCGCCATtcaacgccatcgtcgtcgtcgtcgtcgtggaggaTCATCCAGCCTGCATCATCGACCGCGTTACTGTTGCCTAccactgctgccgccgctgcaaCACTCGGTCACCGagcaaccaccggcaccattccGACACCGTTCGCCGAGCTGCTCCTGGCAAACCAgacggccaccggtggccatggcTTCGGCCAGGGTttcaccggcggtggtggtggtggcgtcgacGGCGCCATCGACGGCAGTTCAGCCGCCGCCTCGGCCTCGATCGGAGCGGGCAGCTTGGGGCAGCTtgggctcgggctcgggcttgCCAGCGACATCACCGGTCCGCACGGTCCGACGGTAGCATCGATCGTGTCGTCGACGCTGGCGAGtgcggccaccgtcgccgtcgcccaCGATCACGAGCTCGACCTCGATACGATCCGTAAGGTGATCATCtgcatcgtgctgctggctgtgaTATTCGGTACGATCGTTGGCAACATTCTGGTGTGCGTGGCCGTCTGTCTGGTGCGGAAACTAAGGCGACCCTGCAACTACCTACTCGTCTCGCTCGCCGTTTCCGATCTGTGCGTCGCCTGTCTCGTGATGCCGCCCGCCCTACTCTACGAGGTGCTCGGCGAGTGGAACTTTGGGCGCGTCTTCTGTGATATCTGGGTATCGTTCGATGTGCTGTCCTGTACTGCCTCCATCCTCAATCTGTGCGCCATCTCGGTCGACCGGTACTGGGCCATCACGAAACCGCTCGAGTACGGTGTGAAGCGAACGCCCCGGCGGATGATGCTGTGCGTGGCGCTGGTGTGGCTAGCGGCGGCCTGCATTTCCCTTCCTCCGCTGCTCATCCTCGGCAATAAGCACACGATCGGTGAGGGTGCGGACCAGCGGCCATTCTGTGCGGTTTGTGAGGACGTTGGGTACCAGATCTACGCGACGCTTGGGTCCTTCTACATTCCGCTCGCTGTTATGCTGTTCGTGTACTATCAGATTTTCCGGGCGGCTCGGCGAATAGTGAAGGACGAGAAGCGGGCACAGACACGGCTCGAGCATAGTCTGGCGGTGGATaagacgaccacggcgaccaGTTTGAagccaccggaaccgatcgCACCGGGGTCGCTTTCGGGACCGGCCGGTGCACTGGCAGTTGCGGcagctactggtggtggtgttggtggtggttcaccgCATCAGAAGAAGCTACGCTTTCAGCTGGCCAAGGAGCGGAAAGCATCGACGACGCTCGGGATTATTATGTCCGCGTTCACGATCTGCTGGTTGCCGTTCTTTATTTTGGCGCTCGTTCGACCGCTGATGGATGATGACTATCCGACGCTGTCGTCGTTCTTTCTCTGGCTTGGTTACGCCAACTCGCTGCTCAATCCGATCATTTACGCCACGCTCAACCGGGACTTTCGGAAGCCGTTCCAGGAGATCCTGTACTTCCGGTGCTCCAACCTGAACATACTGATGCGGGAAGACTTTTACCACAGCCAGTACGGTGAGCCGGGGTCGCAGCGGTTCGTGCTTGAGAACGAGGGTCAGCATACGGCCAGGGAGAGCTTCCTTTAA